A segment of the Candidatus Woesearchaeota archaeon genome:
AATCTAAATCATTTGCATGGGATGAAATGAGGGATGAATTCAATTATTGGTATCCTTTTGACTTCAGGAATTCAGGGAAAGATTTAATTCAAAATCATCTGGCATTCTGCGTGTTTAATCACACTGCTATATTCCCAGAACAATACTGGCCGAAGGGTTTTGGCTGCAATGGCTGGGTTACTGTTGACGGAGAAAAAATGTCAAAATCAAAAGGCAATATTATTGCCTTGAGAGACATGCCAGAAAAGTTCAGTGTTGACAGTGCAAGATTCACTATTTTATCTGGTGGTGAATCATTAGATGATCCTAATTGGGACAGTAATTTTGCACGGAGTATTATTGGAAAACTAGAACAATTTCATAATTTTTGCATAACTAATTACAACAAAGGGCGAAAGGAATTTAATGATGCTGATACCTGGATGGAATCGCAGTTGAATGAAATTATTGATGATACAGCAAAAGCAATGGAAGAAACATTATTTAGAACTGCAACACAACGATGTTTTTTTGACCTGCAAAAAAAGCTACGATGGTATTTAAGACGAACAAATAATCATCCGAATAAAGAATTGTTGAATAAGATTATAGAATCACAGTTGCTTATGTTAGCTCCATTCACCCCTTTTATTTGTGAAGAAACATGGGAAAAACTTGGCAAAAAAGAATATATCAGTTTAACCCTATGGCCAAAAGTTGATAGAACAAAAATTGATAAAAAACTTGATAATTATGAAGAAGCTGTAGAGAAAGTTATTGATGATATTGCTTCAGTAATGAAAATTGCAAGAATAGAAAAACCAAAGAAAATAACCTTATTTGTAGCTGATCCTTGGAAATATATATTATTTGATTACCTAAACGTGATAATCAAAAAAACACGAAATCCAGGAGAAGTTCTCAAAGAAGTTCTTGCTTTGCCTGAACTTAAAAAATATCATGATCAAATAAAAAAATTAGTCCCAAAACTCGTTATGAGTGGAAAAATAAGCTTTTTCATGGAAAAACCAGAAGATGAATTAAAACTATTGAAGAAAAATAAAGAATTCTTTGAAAAGGAATTTGGATGTGCATTTGAATTCATGCTTGCAGAGAAATCAGAGCATATCAAAGCATTAAATGCCTTGCCTGAAAAGCCAGCTATACTGATTGAATAGAAATTCAGATTAGTTTTTCATCAGAAAATAACAGCAAATGCCCTAACTTATGTTTTTTAGCTGAATATTCTTCTTTGAGGTTATCATGTATCGGCTCTTCTATATTTTCTAAGATAACAATAAAACCATGTTCTTCAAAAAATTTCTTTCGTTGAGGACTATTACTCAATAATCGTATATTTTTAATGTTATAATGATGCAAAATAGAAATAACATCAGTATAATCACGATAATCTTCTTTAAAACCTAATGAAGTATAGGCGTCAACAACAAGCTCACACCCTCTTTTTTGCCCTTCAGTATAAACTTTCCAATGATTTTCTATCCCTACTCCTTTTCCATGATGGTCATGACAAAAAATAATAATGCCTTTTCCTTCTTGAACAATTTTCAATTTAGCCATTTCAAGTTGCCAACGGCAATCACAATATTGATTATCGAAGTAAAACGACCACTGGCAATTTGATGAAATTCTGACAAGAATATCGGATGAACTAAAAGAATTACTATCGCCATAAAGTAATACACCATAATGTTGGTCGTTAAAACGAAAACCATAATGCATGAAATGAACGATAGTTCCATTTAGTAACTTCAAGGGTAATTGTACTGAACCAATTACAGAATAATGACCCTCATCTTTAACAACATCCATTAATATCACATCCAAGGTTTAAACTGATTAAACGGATTATACAATTCCAGCAAATATTCTTTTTTCTTTTGCTCGTCAATGGGTATATGCCAAAAACTATTGTCTTTCAAAGCCTTTTCTTTAACTGAATTTTTTAAGACATCAGAAGGTTTCCAATCCATCCCTGCAAGTTCAAATAGTTTTTTATGGCCATAGCATCTGATCTCAAGAGCTTTTTGCTTCAACGTTTCAAAATCAAGTGATTTCAAATACTGCCATGACTCAACAGCTGCATCAGCATAAACAGAACAAGCAGATTGAATTTCATCAACTGTGAGAAATTTGCCATCAGCTTCAACAGCATAATAAGCTAATCCGTTGGTAACATCACCTTCATAATGACTGTGACATGAAATTAAATCATTAGTATATTTGACGTCTTTGTAAACACAATACATAGTTATGTTATGATAAGGATATTTTTCAGTATGAGGAAATAGTTCTATTGGTTTCAGATTCCAGAATTTCTTAATAACAAGAATACGGCCATCTCCGAACTGTTCTGAAACATCATAAAGTCCTTCATTTTCTGTAACAAAATCTAAATAATAATCCATAGTCATGGCTGGTCCATAATTATAAAGCGCGTTATAGAGTTTTCCTAATAATTTTGCATCTTGAGGAATTCCCTTAGTTAATGACAACGATGACAATAGAGAAGTAACCTCAGTTTTTGCTCTAACTATATTGGATTTGAACCCAAAAATATCCTCTTTTGCTTTTTGTTTGCAAATATGCCATCTGAAATCCAATATTTTTCTGGTATCATGATCCGACAAAGCAGCCAACTTTAGATCTAATAACTCAAAACCTAAATGAACACGATTGCAGCCAAGAAAATCAACAGCGTCAGCTATTTGTTCCTTACTAATATTGTTTTTTTCAAGATTGCTAATCAACTCCAATAACAACCCTGTCCATTCCTTTGCGCATAAAGGATGAAACTGATACCAATCAAATGGCTGCAACGTGCCAATATCCATATTTTTACCGAAGGAAACATAGAGTGATTGAATAAATTGCCCTAAATGAATTTTTTGAAATATCTGATGAATACTTTCAATAGTTAACTGTTCAATTACCTTTTTATCAGCAATATAATTATGTTTTAAAAACAAGCTACCGACACTATCCAAGACAATAGTCATCAACGGGCAGCACATTTTATTTTCAAAATATTGCGCTTCCTCGCTTAATTGGATGCTGATGGGAACAATCAATCGCAAACCAAGAAATTCATTAAGCAATTCAGGTCTTTGCTGATAAAGCGATGAACCATATAATTTCTCAAGAACTTCATTATCCAGAGGAGAACTGAAAAATAACTTTGGTTCCCGATAAAAAATAATTGGTTTAATTTTAGAATAAGTAATACTCCTATCTAAAATCCCTGCTTCACCTAACGCATTGTGCTTAATGGCTTCCTTAGTAATTTCTGCTTGTAAAAATTCACAAAAATACGTATTTGCCAATGATTTGTGAAAAAATGATACTGATAAAAATCAATAAAAATATTAATAATAGTTTCAAAATTTTGTTCTATTTGAATTTGGTCTTCAGAGTAAGCTGTTGCTTCAAGCTGTTTAAGCAAGCAAATCAATGCTTTCATCGTTTGCGCTTTATGAGACGCCAAAACAAGATATTTTTCAGGATGTGTTATGAAAAAATCCATCAATTTTTGACTGCTAAGATCTTCATGCATCCAATACCTTCCTTTCTGATCAAAGAAAAAAGGAAGTTCTTTGCCATAAATCAATAAAGATTCTTGTTTAAAACATCGCGTGTAAATATCAAGATTCAATCGAGGAAAGAAATATTTTGGACGTTCGCAAATATAATTAACATGATCAATAGTAAGATGATAAACTTCATTGCTTTTTGAAGCTGGACGCGCTTGAGTATAAGTAATAGTGATAATAGATTCATCAACCTCTTTTCGAGGAATAGCAATAACATCATAAAATGCCTTCATAACGATCTAACCTCTTCATTGGCTGCATCAAGTTCAACAAGTTGACTTTCAGGCACATCATCTAAACCATGAACACTAACTAAACAAGGAATATTAAACTCACGTGATAAAATAGAAGCATGACAAGTTAAGCCGCCATGTGTAGAAAGCAAACCACCGGCGTTGCGCAATAGAAAAACACCTTGAGTTAACCATTGGTTTAGAACAACAATATCATCCTTAGTATAAGTTACTCCTTCTCGATAAAATTTAATCCTGCCTTTAACAAGACCAGGGCAAACACAAAGACCAGTAAGTATGTTCATAGCAACCACCATAATAAAATAAATAATAATCAACGTTCTAACAAATGTATTTCTCCTTTTTCTCCACAAATCTGGATAAGATCATTGTGTTGGATAATCTCTGTTACTTGTTTGCCAGTCTCAACACATTTTGCTGAAACAATACATGGTATCCCCATTTCACGACTAACAATTGAAGGATGTGATGTTAGTCCGCCAATATTGCAGACAATACCAGCAGCTTTGTTCATTAAAGGAACCATGGTTGGATCAGTAAGATGCGTAACTAAAATCATCCCTTCGACAAATTTTGAAAAATCAGAAGGTTGCTGAATAACGCAGGCTCTACCTTGAACCCTGCCTTTACTAACACCTAACCCTAAACCTATTTGTTTCATTATGATAATCTCCCTGATTGATCGCGTCTCTCAACGATTGATGTCTTTGATAAAGTTCATCAAGTTTTGAAGATAATCTTTGTTTTAGTTCTTGTCTTTGTTCTACTAATCCTAAAACATTAGGAAAATTAACAAACGGTATCATAAAGCTTGGACTCTGTAAACTTCGTTCTCCTCGTTGCCTGCATGCTAAATCTTCAACCATAAAATCATACACAGGCGTTCCTTTAACAGAAGCTATAAAACCTGGAGCTTTTTTCTCAACCATTTTTTCCATATAAAGAATATCAGTTTTAGCTCCTCGTTGCTTCCAACCTTCTTCTGGTTCAGTATACGTTAATAATTTTTTAACACCTTGTGCAACAACTTGAGCATTTATTTTACCAGCATCATAAAGTGGTAATCTATCGCCAACTAACATACAAGCTTCTGCAAACCCTCTCACAGGATTATTGCCATCATGATACCATAAACCATCAAGAACTTTATGCAACATTGGTATTGAAACTGCGGAAACTGCTAATTGTCGTTGTTCTTCAAGTGGTAATGCTGAAACAACAGCAATACCTAAATCTCTTCTATCACTTAATCCAACTTTTCCTAAAAGCGCTCTGCCGAAAACATCGTCTTCAACAGCTCCTTTATTATAAAGAACTCCATCTAAAAATGCTGTTTTTTGCGCTTCAGATTTAACAAGCTCAGCCAATCCAACTCTCAGAGCTTGATCTTCAAAAACAGTTGGCTTAAACGCTAAAGCTATATCATGAAAAACTCCAGCGAGAAATGCATCTTCTGGATCCAAAGGAAAATAGTTATTTGCTTGTCTTATAGGTGTATTAAACTCCTGTAATTTTTCTGCCAATTCAGCAGCACTTTTTCCAACATCAAAACAATGTAACACTTCATGCATACTATAAGGATTACCATGTTGTTGAAGTAAATCCAAAAGACCGTACAAAACACGCGGATCAGAATATTTTCTTGTCATTGCTTCTAATTCAGAAGGTGAATAAAACTCACCTCGATCCCATCCTAATTCATGTGCTAAACCTAACCTTCGTAATTGTTGAATAAAACCGTCATTAACTTTTGCTTTCGTAACTTCATCCATGTTAATCCCCCATAATAACGTAACACCTTATGCAAGTGATAACACCAACTGTTATTTAAATATAAGTTGTCGAAAAAACGACAACTATACCATAATATTTAAATATCCTTGATCTTCTTATGAAAAGATGAATAAAGAATTAGTGCTGCAGGAGCTTGGTTTATCAGAAGGTGAAATTAAAACCTACCTTAGTTTATTAAAGCGAGGATTTTCTACCGTCGCCAAAATCAAGGAAGACTCCGGCCTTCATAGGACAACAGTCTACGATTTCTTAGAAAAACTGATGCAAAAAGGGTTAGTCAGTTATGTAGTCCAAGGTGGAGTAAATTATTACAAGGCAAGTCCTCCTGAACGATTAAAACAACTGCTCAAAGAAAAAGAAGACAAATTAAAAACAATCATGCCTGAGCTTGAAAGTCTTGCAAAATTGCCGAAAGATGAGATCAAAGTAGAGGTCTACAAAGGAAAGCAGGGTTTTAACACAGTCTTAAACAAAATTATTGCCGTTAGAAAAGACATGTATGGTTTCGGTTTTGAAGAAGAAAAATATGAGCAGATGGATAAAATAATGATGGAGCAATATTTTAGAAAATGCAATGAAAATAATATTAAAGAAAACGTTTTCGTTAAAAGAAGCACCTCATTCCTCTACAAACACCCTCATATTAGATATCATTTCCTACCAGATGATTATTTTAACCCAAATCCTTCTATGACCTTCGGCAATTACGTTGCTATTCAAGTGTGGGAGCCGCTGACAACTATTTTGATTGAAAACAAAGCATTAGCTGATTCCTATAAGAAATATTTCAATTTCTTAAAAGACCAATCGTCAATGATTTTTCGCGGCTGGAATGAAGTAAAGAAGATATTTGATGAAAGTTTGGAACTGATGAAAGCAGGAGATGAAATTCTTACTTACGGAACATCGCAAGATGCAGACAATTACGTTGATTATTTTAGAGAGCATAACATCATAGGAATTAAGAAGAACATTAAAGCACGAATTATGATTGATCAACGTGCAAAGAAAAACATTGCGATGTGCAAAGCAACAGGGTGGCAGGTATGCAGTTTAAAGCCTGGCCAAGGAACAGCAATGGAAGTAGATATTTATGGCAAATGCGCATTTATGGTGATTTGGAAGAAAGATCCAAGGCAAGTAACAGCAATCCTCTTTAATGACCCTGAGATTGTAAAAAGCTTAAAGCAATACGGTGAAATGCTCTGGAAATCAGCAAAACCCATGTAGTGATAAACTTAAGATACTTGCACAATACAAGATGCCTCAACACGAAAAAAGCATACTGCCTATTATGACATCACTGGCGTCAAAAGTTTTATAAAGTTAAAACAGTATACATAGATTAATAACCTAGTGAGTATAATGGAAAGAAAAACTTGCCAAGAATGTAAAGGAAAAATTGTAAATAAAAATATAGATTATTTTTTCTTAGGAGAAAATTTAGGTGAATTCCCTGCAGAAGTATGTGAAAAATGTGGAGAAAAAGTATTTGAAGAAGAAATAACTAAAAAAATATCTATAATTACAAAACAAAAAGGCTTATGGGGATTGATACCCTAATAAAAAGAGAATAAATATGAACCTCAACAAAGTCATCGTCATATACATGAAACCAAAGTTTCCCATAGAAAAGGAGACCATTGAACTAGTCTGCAGAGTATTAAAACAGCATAATATTCAATTTACTAAAATAGAACGCACCAAAGATTATAAAAATATTCTCAAGGATCACGACCTTATCATTATTATTGGCGGAGATGGTACGTTCTTATTAACATCGCAGTTTGTCAAAGACACACCTATGTTAGGTGTTAACTCAAATCCTGATATGAAAGAAGGATTTTTAATGCAGACAGCAAAATATGATTTCAAACAGAAATTCATGGATCTGTTACAAGATAAACATAAAATAGTATTTCTCACGAGATTGCAGCCAGTATTGAATGGTAAAATACTGCGCCCGGCATTAAATGAAATTTTCATTGGCCATAAAAAACCGTATAAAATGACAAGATATACTTTGATCATTAACAACAAGGGCGAATTCCAGCGCTCTTCAGGCATTATTTTTGCTACAGCTATTGGCAGCCATGCGTGGGCAGCTTCTGCAGGCGGTAAAAAAATGCTCTTATTAAGTAAAAACTATCAATTTGTTGTCCGTGAACCTTATCAAGGCACCTTGCACACTCACCATTTGCTGAAAGGAATATTAACAAAAAAAGACAAGGTTGAGATTGTGGCAAAAATGGGTAATGGGATTATAAGCATCGATGCATTAAGTGAAGATTTCCCTTTCAAAAAAGGTTCAACATTAAAAGTAGAGATTGCTAAAACGCCGCTTCCGTATATTGTGTTTAGTGATTTTGATTACGAATGTTAGAAAAATATATAGAGCAAATAATGGAAATCTATTAACGACGTAATTGAATATAATCCCTGTTCAGTTCTTCGAGAATGTGTAAGCGAAGCTAAAGATGTGAACAAAAACACCTCAACATTCGAGAACGAGGGATAGCCTGCAAAACAGTTTTGCGAAGCAAAAATTCCGAAGAGTAAGCGCAGGAACCAGTATATCAAGCAACAGTATTCATTTTAAAATATTTGTTTCTATAAATTTAATAATATTCTCCTTTAACTCTTTCATACTTTTATCTAGTTCAATTTGTCTTATTGGCAATTTATATTTAAAAATTCTATCCATCCTAATATCAAATGGAATATCTGTTTCTATTTTTTTAGTTCCATCTTCCAAAATAAAGAGTATTGCTTTTTTTAACGCATAGGAATACCCAATTTCATAATACACATTAAGATTATCTTCACTTATTTCTGCAATAATAAAATCGGATTCTTCTATTCTTTCTATTAATTCAATTGGAATTTTACCCAATCTATAACTTTTATCTAGTCTGAATGGTTTTTCAAAACCACCTATCTCTACAAGTGCTTTTTCAATAGAATTAATATACATATAATCTCTCCTATCATTGAATGGCATAATCACAAAACACTTTCTTGAAGGTATTTTACCAAAATTAATACCACCAAATTTTACATCAGCAAGACAAGTACCAAATCCTACATGACCATTGAATTCTTTTAAAATAGGAATTTCTTTAAATACAACAAAACCATCTACTTTTAGAGAAAGTTTCATCATTTTTGATGTTGAAGAAGAACCTTTCTCTGATTTTACAGATCTTAAAGTAAATTCTACATCAAACCCTTCGGTTTTAGCAATATCTAAAGGAAAATGTTGCTGAAATCCAAGAAAAGATAATCTACAAGACTTTAATTCGCCAACATGCATGAAATCTAATCTGAATTCTTCATTTATATCAGCATCGCTATACAATATTTTTGCTTCTCCCCAAGGAGCGCCGTTATTGGCAACTCCTCTCTCCTCTATCTTAATTTTGCACTTCAGTTGATAACTATCTAAATCAATCTTAGTATATCTATGAAAAACAGATTCATTATCAATATCATTCTTTATTATCTTTTGGATAAATGAATTTTCATCAATATCCTGCCAATGTCCATGATATCTAGTTAGCCAATTCATAATTTGTATTAAAAACACCTAAACTTATAAATTTATATGCAATTTGTCTGTATATTACAAAATAGTACGTTACGTGTTGCTTTCTTCAACTGGTTCCGAGCATTATTGAACTTAACTCTCCATATACACATTACTAACTAAAATGTACCTATGGAGTCATTACTGCTGTTTTTAGTGCCTCATTAGATTCATTTTTATTCTAATTTATTAGTCGTATTTTGAAAACGAGATTCAAAACCGTAATCTTTCCGAATGTCCAGTGTGAATTTTCGAATTGAGTTATAAATGATGAATTCTCAACTTTAAAGCCAGTGGACACTTTTCCACTGGACATGGTGACGTAGGGTATATAAATAAGAGAATCCATCTCCTTGATATGGATGAAAAAACCAATAATCTCATTGTTTTTCAAGATAAAAAGATAAGAAGGACATGGCATAATAATGAATGGTGGTTTTCAGTCGTTGATGTAGTTGGTATTTTATCTGAAAGTAGTGAACCAAGAAACTATTGGAAGGTATTAAAACATAGACTTAATCAAGAAGGAAGTGAGGTGGTTACAAATTGTAACCAACTGAAATTACAAGCTTCTGATGGAAAGTATTATGATACTGACTGCGCTAACACTAAAAATATTTTTAGATTAATTCAATCAATTCCCTCACCTAAAGCTGAACCATTCAAACTATGGTTGGCAAAAGTAGGCTATGAGCGTGTACAGGAAATAGAAAATCCAGAATTAGCGCAAGAACGTATGAAAGAGCTTTATGAGCAAAAAGGTTATTCTAAGTCATGGATAGATAAAAGATTAAGAGGTATAGCAATAAGACAAGACTTAACTGATGAATGGAGAACGCGAGGAATAGAAAACAAAGAAGACTTTTCAATACTTACAGCAGAGATATCGAAAGCTGCATTTGGCATGACTCCTTTAGAATACAAAAAATTAAAAGGGCTTACGAAAGAAAACTTAAGAGATCACATGAATGATTTGGAGTTAATATTTACCATGTTAGGAGAAGCATCAACTGCAGAACTTGAGAGAGTTAAAAACCCAAAGACATTTATACAGCACAAAAAAACTTCAAAAGAAGGTGGAAGCGTAGCAAAAAAAGCAAGATTAGATTTAGAGAATAAAACAAAAAAACAAGTAATAAGTAAAGAAAATTATCTTAATATTCCTGAAAAAGAAAAACGAAAAAGACTAGCTGAAGCTGATTTTGATGAAAAGAAATAGTATTTTGCAAAAATGGGAAGAAAAATGGAAAATTCCTGAGAAAAAATCAGTAAACATATTTGCTAAACGCTGCAATAAACTTATTAAAGTAAAAAATTGCAAAACACTGATTGATATTGGATGTGGATTAGGTCAAGATGCTCTTTATTTTTCAAGGCAAGGACTTGATGTTACTGCAGTTGATTTTTCAGAACAAGCAATTAAAAAACTAAAAGAAAAAGCAAACAAAAAACATAACATCACTTTTCTTTGTCAAGATATTAAGAAATTGTCTTTTCCTGAAAACAGTTTTGATTGTATTTATGCACATCTTAGTTTACATTATTTTGACGATGCAACAACAACAAAAGTATTTAATAATTTATACAAACTTCTCAAAAAAGAAGGCATATTATTTATTAAATGTAAATCCACTGATGATGTGTTGTATGGAAAAGGAGAAGAATTAGATCAAGATATGTTCAATTATAATGGTAAAATAAGACATTTTTTTAGCAAAGATTACATGAAAGAAAAACTAAAGAAATTTAAAAATATACAGATAAGAAAAACAAGCTCAGCCTATCATAAATATAAATCATCATTTATAGAAGCAGTAGCAGAAAAATAAGAAGATAAAACATGAACAAAAAACATATTCTAAACGACATGGATCTTTATTTCATTACCCATCGTCCTTATTATGATGTTATTCAATCTGTAAAAATTGCGTTGAAAGCAGGAGTAAAAATTATACAATACCGTGAAAAAGAAAGAGACTATCCCCAACTAATTGAAACTGCACAAGAGATAAGAAAATTAACAAAACAAGCAAATGCTTTATTCATAGTTAATGACTACCTTGATCTCGCAGTAAAAGTTGATGCTGATGGCGTGCATCTTGGTCAGGAAGATGGAACTATAAAACAAGCAAGGATCCAGTTTCCTGATATGATCATAGGACGATCAACGCATAATTTAAAACAGGCAATTGAAGCAGAACATCAAGGTGCAGATTACATTGGTATTGGTCCAATTTATGCAACAGTTACCCATCAAAATCCAGAACCTGTTGTTGGTATTCCATTGTTAAAACAAATAAGAGCAAACGTGAAAATACCTATTGTTGCTATTGGTGGCATCACTAAAGAAAGAGTATCTGAAATACTTTCAACAGGAACAACAAGCATGGCAATATTG
Coding sequences within it:
- a CDS encoding NAD(+)/NADH kinase — its product is MNLNKVIVIYMKPKFPIEKETIELVCRVLKQHNIQFTKIERTKDYKNILKDHDLIIIIGGDGTFLLTSQFVKDTPMLGVNSNPDMKEGFLMQTAKYDFKQKFMDLLQDKHKIVFLTRLQPVLNGKILRPALNEIFIGHKKPYKMTRYTLIINNKGEFQRSSGIIFATAIGSHAWAASAGGKKMLLLSKNYQFVVREPYQGTLHTHHLLKGILTKKDKVEIVAKMGNGIISIDALSEDFPFKKGSTLKVEIAKTPLPYIVFSDFDYEC
- a CDS encoding Bro-N domain-containing protein; translated protein: MDEKTNNLIVFQDKKIRRTWHNNEWWFSVVDVVGILSESSEPRNYWKVLKHRLNQEGSEVVTNCNQLKLQASDGKYYDTDCANTKNIFRLIQSIPSPKAEPFKLWLAKVGYERVQEIENPELAQERMKELYEQKGYSKSWIDKRLRGIAIRQDLTDEWRTRGIENKEDFSILTAEISKAAFGMTPLEYKKLKGLTKENLRDHMNDLELIFTMLGEASTAELERVKNPKTFIQHKKTSKEGGSVAKKARLDLENKTKKQVISKENYLNIPEKEKRKRLAEADFDEKK
- a CDS encoding helix-turn-helix domain-containing protein; translation: MNKELVLQELGLSEGEIKTYLSLLKRGFSTVAKIKEDSGLHRTTVYDFLEKLMQKGLVSYVVQGGVNYYKASPPERLKQLLKEKEDKLKTIMPELESLAKLPKDEIKVEVYKGKQGFNTVLNKIIAVRKDMYGFGFEEEKYEQMDKIMMEQYFRKCNENNIKENVFVKRSTSFLYKHPHIRYHFLPDDYFNPNPSMTFGNYVAIQVWEPLTTILIENKALADSYKKYFNFLKDQSSMIFRGWNEVKKIFDESLELMKAGDEILTYGTSQDADNYVDYFREHNIIGIKKNIKARIMIDQRAKKNIAMCKATGWQVCSLKPGQGTAMEVDIYGKCAFMVIWKKDPRQVTAILFNDPEIVKSLKQYGEMLWKSAKPM
- a CDS encoding class I SAM-dependent methyltransferase, which translates into the protein MKRNSILQKWEEKWKIPEKKSVNIFAKRCNKLIKVKNCKTLIDIGCGLGQDALYFSRQGLDVTAVDFSEQAIKKLKEKANKKHNITFLCQDIKKLSFPENSFDCIYAHLSLHYFDDATTTKVFNNLYKLLKKEGILFIKCKSTDDVLYGKGEELDQDMFNYNGKIRHFFSKDYMKEKLKKFKNIQIRKTSSAYHKYKSSFIEAVAEK
- the thiE gene encoding thiamine phosphate synthase, whose protein sequence is MNKKHILNDMDLYFITHRPYYDVIQSVKIALKAGVKIIQYREKERDYPQLIETAQEIRKLTKQANALFIVNDYLDLAVKVDADGVHLGQEDGTIKQARIQFPDMIIGRSTHNLKQAIEAEHQGADYIGIGPIYATVTHQNPEPVVGIPLLKQIRANVKIPIVAIGGITKERVSEILSTGTTSMAILQGILTKQDIGKEIREIRTLIQQGKVLA